The following coding sequences are from one Culex quinquefasciatus strain JHB chromosome 1, VPISU_Cqui_1.0_pri_paternal, whole genome shotgun sequence window:
- the LOC6039085 gene encoding odorant receptor 67d, whose amino-acid sequence MIVSILVYIYCCVFTAYEVRCSVKELIFCLVTSGLAPHKTVHVWTFLMFRKELYWFHQYTKDLYREECKDRTKSMLMKNVSLLSVTTKLMLVAYTCISSAMDIVPIISSAASGEKTLPFGFYIPFLDHTSSPGFTCNFIIHVTLTVYVLCSGYGADCIYLIAMASSFTQIDVLMSALRELTTEIEAKKSDVGECLNQIIVRHQEHLKYLGTLESVFRIYFLVNFVSLALTLILSWYAAIVLSWYQGYGFILFISYGLFFGCFLGTLLAMKSEQLERAIYDVPWYKMSLANQKSMKFLLNSAQQPVSMTFIFYKLDVPTFLQMYKMIYSTFTMLLTVRDE is encoded by the exons ATGATCGTTTCAATTTTGGTTTACATTTACTGTTGTGTTTTTACGGCATACGAGGTTCGCTGCAGTGTTAAGGAGTTAATTTTCTGCCTCGTGACGAGCGGATTGGCTCCACATAAAACTGTACATGTTTGGACTTTTTTGATGTTTCGAAAGGAGCTTTACTGGTTTCATCAATACACCAAGGATTTGTACCGCGAGGAGTGTAAAGATCGTACCAAGTCCATGTTGATGAAAAATGTTTCCTTGCTAAGTGTGACTACTAAGTTAATGTTGGTGGCTTATACGTGCATTTCTTCTGCCATGGATATTGTTCCGATCATTTCTTCAGCTGCTTCTGGAGAGAAGACTCTCCCCTTTGGATTTTACATTCCGTTTTTGGATCATACATCTTCGCCGGGATTTACATGTAACTTTATTATACACGTAACTCTTACAGTGTATGTGCTTTGCTCGGGATATGGAGCAGATTGTATCTATTTGATTGCCATGGCTAGCTCATTCACTCAGATTGATGTACTCATGTCGGCTTTGAGAGAATTGACCACGGAAATCGAGGCAAAGAAGTCAGATGTTGGCGAATGTTTGAATCAAATTATTGTTCGCCATCAGGAACATTTGAA GTACTTGGGAACACTCGAGTCTGTATTTCGCATCTATTTCCTGGTAAACTTTGTAAGTTTGGCACTGACTCTCATTTTGTCATGGTATGCAGCAATTGTC CTCTCCTGGTACCAAGGCTATGGCTTCATTCTGTTTATCAGCTATGGACTGTTTTTCGGATGTTTTCTGGGAACACTGCTGGCAATGAAG AGTGAACAGCTAGAGCGGGCAATTTACGACGTTCCCTGGTACAAGATGTCACTGGCAAACCAAAAGTCGATGAAGTTCCTGCTGAACTCTGCCCAACAGCCCGTCAGTATGACGTTCATCTTTTACAAACTGGACGTGCCCACATTTTTGCagatgtacaaaatgatctacaGTACCTTCACCATGCTGCTAACGGTGCGGGATGAGTAG